A window of Bacteroidota bacterium contains these coding sequences:
- a CDS encoding four helix bundle protein: MNRLEELRYYMLSMQLWDECWGDTEKMLSDIRGREICRQLIRSVGSISANIEEGYGRGFGKEYSHFLKISRGSARESRGWYLKSKFLLKDSIITSRTATLDSIISMLTSAINTLEKKNIAIIGK, translated from the coding sequence ATGAATCGTTTGGAAGAACTAAGATATTATATGTTGTCTATGCAATTGTGGGACGAGTGTTGGGGAGATACTGAAAAAATGTTGTCCGATATTCGTGGAAGGGAGATTTGCCGACAACTGATTAGATCAGTTGGTTCAATTTCAGCAAATATCGAAGAAGGCTACGGTCGCGGATTTGGAAAAGAATATTCTCATTTTCTAAAAATATCTAGGGGATCAGCAAGAGAAAGCCGGGGATGGTACCTAAAATCAAAATTTCTCCTGAAGGATAGTATTATCACATCAAGAACAGCTACACTCGATTCAATAATATCGATGCTGACGAGTGCAATTAACACTTTAGAAAAGAAAAATATTGCAATAATTGGAAAGTGA
- a CDS encoding four helix bundle protein encodes MLSYTDLDVWIHTRKLIKKVYEGTRKFPKEEIFGLTSQTRRCAVSIILNIAEGCGRYHKKDVLHFMHISNGSLNELETALYLSLDFNYLTKEEVDELLSDCHRCKRLLKGFIKYLEKLDQKV; translated from the coding sequence ATGCTTTCTTATACTGACCTGGATGTTTGGATTCATACACGTAAACTGATAAAAAAGGTTTACGAAGGGACCAGAAAATTCCCTAAAGAAGAAATATTTGGATTGACTTCTCAAACAAGAAGATGTGCGGTTTCAATCATACTCAATATTGCTGAAGGTTGTGGCAGATATCACAAAAAAGATGTGCTGCATTTCATGCACATTTCAAACGGATCACTGAACGAATTGGAAACTGCATTGTACTTATCTCTTGATTTCAATTACCTGACAAAAGAAGAAGTAGATGAATTACTTTCAGATTGTCATCGATGTAAAAGACTACTAAAAGGTTTTATTAAATACCTTGAAAAATTGGATCAAAAAGTGTAA
- a CDS encoding class I SAM-dependent methyltransferase, producing MQLLTPTHFPDYELIDCGNFEKLERFGKYVTIRPEPQAVWDPKLSQKEWEKKAHVRFVANSSSSGTWKKLKEMPDRWTIEYPLEIQKLKGKSQKAEAESSPAPRPSTLPIKFRLSLTSFKHVGIFPEQACNWDYIAESISSFKTPEPKILNLFAYTGGASLAAKASGADVIHLDSVKQVVSWARENMELSNLDNIRWVVEDALTFVKREVKRGKKYNGIILDPPAYGHGTDGERWKLEDSINEMMKLVTTLLDDQEHFLILNTYSLGFSSLIIENLLSGSKGLNTGELYLQATSGHKLPLGVFGRFIKNT from the coding sequence ATGCAACTACTCACTCCCACCCATTTCCCCGACTACGAACTGATCGATTGTGGGAATTTTGAGAAACTGGAAAGATTTGGAAAGTACGTTACCATCAGGCCTGAACCACAGGCTGTTTGGGATCCGAAATTGTCGCAGAAAGAATGGGAGAAAAAAGCGCATGTCCGCTTTGTTGCGAATTCCAGCTCATCAGGAACCTGGAAAAAGCTGAAAGAAATGCCGGATCGCTGGACGATTGAATACCCCTTGGAAATTCAAAAGTTAAAAGGCAAAAGTCAAAAAGCAGAGGCAGAATCGTCCCCCGCCCCTCGTCCCTCGACACTTCCTATAAAATTTCGTCTCTCCCTCACCTCTTTCAAGCACGTTGGAATTTTTCCCGAGCAGGCTTGTAACTGGGATTACATAGCGGAAAGTATTTCCTCCTTCAAAACTCCGGAACCAAAAATCCTGAATCTCTTTGCCTATACCGGGGGAGCATCTCTTGCCGCGAAAGCTTCCGGAGCGGATGTGATTCACCTCGACTCTGTCAAACAAGTGGTTTCCTGGGCAAGAGAAAATATGGAGCTCAGCAATCTGGATAACATCCGTTGGGTTGTAGAAGACGCGCTCACCTTTGTGAAACGTGAAGTGAAGCGTGGTAAAAAATACAATGGAATCATCCTCGATCCACCGGCTTACGGTCATGGAACTGACGGTGAGCGATGGAAGCTCGAAGATTCTATCAATGAAATGATGAAACTGGTGACCACACTTCTCGACGACCAGGAGCATTTTCTCATTCTGAACACCTATTCCCTCGGATTCTCCTCTCTTATCATAGAAAATCTTTTATCCGGATCCAAAGGCCTGAACACCGGCGAACTCTATCTCCAGGCTACTTCCGGGCATAAGTTGCCGTTGGGAGTTTTTGGCCGGTTTATTAAGAACACTTAA
- a CDS encoding glutamate--tRNA ligase: MNRKVRVRFAPSPTGPLHMGGVRTALYNYLFAKQNNGDFILRIEDTDQNRFVPGAEEYIIEALKWSGIIPNEGVGFGDGPHAPYRQSERKGLYKQYADQLVKSGHAYYAFDEAEALEQLRKDMESRKQTFAYNAQTRVNLKNSLTLSAAETEKLLSEGTHYVIRLKVPGDEEVHLTDIIRGEVKVHTSQMDDKVLFKSDGMPTYHLANVVDDYLMKITHVIRGEEWLPSAPLHVLLYRYLGWENVMPQFAHLPLLLKPDGNGKLSKRDGDRLGFPVFPLNWTDPETKELSSGYREKGYIPAAFVNMLSLLGWHPSDDKELFTMEELIQAFSLERVSKSGAKFDPEKTKWFNEQYLRQQPDAELAAHLKLAVKAKYHFADNDHRMQDAFLLHAVRLMKERVHFESEMLEIGSYLFEAPITYDEQVITKRWKPELAEFFVQLVDAYKSASTWNEAEAEATFKAVAEKVQRKPNELLQLFRVMVSGQGGGLHLFSMVELLGRDEIVGRINKALNTLQTHA, encoded by the coding sequence ATGAATAGAAAAGTTAGAGTTCGTTTTGCTCCGAGTCCGACGGGTCCATTGCATATGGGTGGGGTGCGGACTGCCTTGTACAATTATCTTTTTGCCAAACAAAACAACGGAGATTTTATTCTTCGTATTGAAGATACCGACCAGAACCGTTTTGTTCCCGGCGCGGAAGAATACATCATCGAAGCATTGAAATGGAGTGGAATTATTCCAAATGAAGGTGTGGGTTTTGGTGATGGTCCACACGCTCCGTACAGGCAAAGCGAACGCAAAGGTTTATACAAACAGTATGCTGATCAGCTGGTAAAATCCGGCCATGCTTATTATGCATTTGACGAAGCGGAAGCTCTTGAACAATTGCGTAAGGACATGGAATCGCGCAAGCAGACATTTGCATACAACGCGCAAACACGGGTTAATCTGAAAAACTCTCTTACGCTCTCTGCTGCCGAGACTGAAAAATTATTATCCGAAGGAACACATTATGTCATTCGTCTGAAAGTACCGGGCGATGAAGAAGTGCATCTGACAGACATTATCCGTGGTGAAGTAAAAGTGCATACATCACAAATGGATGATAAAGTATTATTCAAGAGCGATGGAATGCCAACCTATCATCTGGCCAATGTTGTGGACGATTACCTCATGAAAATCACTCATGTGATTCGTGGTGAAGAGTGGTTGCCATCAGCTCCATTGCATGTTTTACTCTACCGTTATTTGGGATGGGAAAATGTGATGCCACAATTCGCGCATCTTCCTTTGTTGTTAAAACCGGATGGTAATGGTAAACTCAGTAAACGTGATGGCGACAGACTCGGCTTTCCGGTTTTTCCACTCAACTGGACAGATCCTGAAACCAAAGAACTTTCTTCCGGTTATCGTGAGAAAGGATATATCCCTGCAGCGTTTGTGAACATGCTCTCACTTCTTGGCTGGCATCCGAGCGACGACAAGGAATTATTTACGATGGAAGAATTGATTCAGGCATTTTCTCTGGAAAGAGTGAGTAAGAGCGGAGCGAAATTTGATCCTGAAAAAACGAAATGGTTCAACGAACAATACCTGCGACAGCAACCGGATGCGGAATTGGCCGCTCACCTGAAGCTTGCCGTGAAAGCAAAGTATCATTTCGCTGACAATGATCACAGGATGCAGGATGCTTTCCTCTTGCATGCAGTCAGACTGATGAAAGAACGCGTTCATTTTGAGTCTGAGATGCTGGAGATTGGCTCCTATTTGTTTGAAGCACCAATCACATACGATGAACAGGTAATTACCAAACGATGGAAACCTGAATTGGCGGAGTTCTTTGTTCAACTGGTTGATGCTTATAAATCAGCATCTACCTGGAACGAAGCGGAGGCGGAAGCAACTTTTAAAGCGGTCGCGGAAAAAGTCCAGCGTAAGCCGAATGAACTTCTGCAATTGTTCCGCGTCATGGTAAGCGGACAGGGTGGAGGATTACATCTCTTCAGCATGGTCGAACTGCTTGGCCGTGATGAGATCGTTGGAAGAATCAATAAAGCATTAAACACATTACAAACACATGCCTAA